In Hoplias malabaricus isolate fHopMal1 chromosome 18, fHopMal1.hap1, whole genome shotgun sequence, the genomic window AGGCGCTCTGGTCGTGAAGGAGAGGATAGACCGAGAGGAGCTCTGTAAGCAAACAACGCCCTGCAGCTTCAGCTTTGATCTCATCATTGAGAACCCCATCCAACTCCATCGCATCACGGTCGAGGTCCTGGACATCAATGATAACGCCCCGGTTTTTCCGAAAGGTAccgttcatttaaaaataagtgaAAGCACAGCGTCAGGGAAACGTTTTCCTTTGGACAGCGCCGTGGATTTGGACGTAGGAATTAACGGAATTCAAAGCTATGCTCTGAGTCCCACTGATCATTTTAAACTGGAGGTAAATAATCAGGGAGACGGAGGTAAATATGTAGAAATGGTTTTAAAGCGCGAGCTGGACCGAGAGGAGCGCGAGGAGCTGAAATTAGTGCTGACTGCATATGACGGAGGATCTCCTAAAAAGTCCAGCACTGTTCAGATCCATATTTCAGTTTTAGATGTTAATGATAACACTCCAGTGTGTAAACAGTCTGTTTATAAAGCGGAGGTGAGGGAGGATTCTCCAGTGGGTTCAGTCTTAACTAAAGTGAGCGCTGCTGACGCTGATGAAGGGGTTAATGGAGAAGTATCATATTCCATTGCTCAGGCGAGTAAAGAAGCCAGGAATCTTTTCAACATAAACCTAGAGACTGGAGAAATTACAACTTTAGGCCGTTTAGATTATGAACGAGAAAGAACGTTCCAAATAAACGTAGAAGCAATAGACAAAGGGGGTCTCGCGGACACGTGTAAAGTGGTCATAGACGTGGTCGACGTGAACGATAACGCCCCCACTATCCAGCTGATGTCCTTCTCTAACACCATCGCTGAGAATGCTCCAGTGGGGACCACCGTAGCTGTTGTGAACGTAGAGGACGCAGACTCCGCTCAGAACGGAGCGGTGCAGTGTAAAATCAATGAGGACACTCCGTTTAAAATGGAGTCGTCACTGACTGATTACTACGCTTTAGTCACCGACGAAGTCCTCGACCGGGAACACGTCGCTGAGTATAACGTCACCATTTCGGTGCGGGATCAAGGAAGCCCTGCTCTCCACAGCAATAAGACCCTGACGGTGAGGGTCTCCGATGTGAACGACAACGCCCCCGTCTTCCACTCCGCTCACTACACCGCCTTCGTCCCTGAGAACAATCCCCCGGGGGTGGCGGTGCTGACCGTCAGAGCGCGCGACGCAGACTGGGGCCCGAACGCGCGGCTGTCCTACTTCCTGGAGGAGAGTGACGTCATGGGGAGTCCGGTGAGCTCTCTGATATCCATTAACTCAGACAGCGGGGTCGTTCACGCCGTGAGGTCGTTCGATTACGAGCAGATGAAGAGTCTGAGCTTTAACGTGACCGCGCGAGACGGCGGGTCCCCTCCGTTAAGTTCCGAGGTTCTGGTGACTGTCAGCGTCCAGGACCAGAACGACAACGCCCCTCAGGTGCTGTACCCGGTGCAGAGCGGCGGCTCCGTGGTGGCTGAGATGGTGCCTCGCTCAGCAGATGTGGGCTATCTGGTGACTAAAGTGGTGGCCGTGGATGTGGACTCTGGGCAGAACGCCTGGCTCTCCTACAAACTCCAGAAGGCCACGGACAGGGCGCTGTTTGAAGTGGGCGCACAGAACGGAGAGATCCGGACCGTGCGGCAGGTCACCGATAAAGACGCCGTGAAACAGAAGCTCACTGTTGTTGTGGAGGATAACGGTCAGCCCTCTCGCTCAGCCGTGGTCAGCATCAACGTGGCCGTAGCGGACAGTTTCCCCGAGGTGTTGTCCGAGCTGACGGACTTTCCGCAGGGCAGAGAATACAACGAGAAGCTGagcttttatttagttttagcGCTGGCCGCGGTGTCCTTCCTCTTCATCACAACTGTAGTGGTCATCGTCTCAGTGAAGATCTACAGATGGAGACAGTCTCGTGTTCTCtatcagtccagtctcccgGTGATTCCCTACTATCCCCCCGGGTACGCGGACACAGGAGTGAGCGCCACTCTGCCGCACATGTATAACTATGACGTGTGTATGAGCACCAGCTCGAGGAAGAGTGACTGTAAATATTCTACACTTGGTGGACAGAGTGTTTTAGTGGTGGACCAGGGCTTTTCAGAGACTCTGCAGCGCGCCCTGAAGGACAAGGACTTCCTGGACAGTGCAGAGTCTCCGGAAACGGTAGGACACTGGTTGATTTTGTCATTAAAGGAACGCTGcgttatatttttactttaaaattacagcttcaaaatcatggtgATTATCCACGGTCCTGTGAAAGTGAGAACAGTGCCTTTGTCGTTgccactctgggctcagcactgcagaaactgcactatgtatcttctgGTGTAGGGTAGGAATCATCCactccccactgatttcagtacagtgaagtaaatataaattactctagagggagccccaggagcaatcAAATCCAAGTCTTACCTacactgtaaattttacagtaaaatactggcagcagagttcccagccatttactgtatttttacaggatcactactgtattttaaatttacagcatattactgtaattgaacaATAGAATAAtctactgtaaatactgtaatttacagtaaaatactggcagcagtgttcccagccatttaccatatttttacaggaacactactgtattttaaatttacagcatattactgtaattgaataatacaataattcactgtaaacattgtaatttacagtaaattactggCAGCAGTGTTCCCAACcgtttactgtatttttacaggatcactactgtattttaaattcacagcatattactgtaattgaataatacaatcatttactgtaaatactgtaatttactgtaaaatactggcagcacagttcccagccatttactgtactTTTACAGTATCACTACTGTgttttaaatttacagcatattactgtaattgaataatacaataatttactgtaaacattgtaatttacagtaaattactggCAGCAGTGTTCCCAACCATTTACTGTACTTTTACAGGATCACTACTGTgttttaaatttacagcatattactgtaaatgaataatactataatttactgtaaacactgtaatttacagtaaattcctggtagcagagttcccagccatttaccatatttttacaggaacactactgtatttcaaatttacagcatattactgtaactgaataatacaataatttactgtagatattggaatttacagtaaattcctggcagcagagttcccagccatttaccatatttttacaggaacactactgtattttaaatttacagcatattactgtaactgaataatacaataatttactgtaaacactgtaatttatagtaaaatactggcagcagagttcccagccatttattgtatttttacaggatcactactgtattttaaatttacagcatattactgtaattgaataatacaataatttactgtaaacactgtaatttacagtaaattcctggtagcagagttcccagccatttaccatatttttacaggaacactactgtattttaaatttacagcatattactgtaattgaataatacaatgaTTTACTGTAGATATTGGAACTTACAGTAAATTCCTGGCAGCAGAGTTCACAGccatttaccatatttttacaggaacactattgtattttaaatttacagcatattactgtaattgaataatccaataatttactgtaaacactgtaatttACAGTACATTCCTGgtagcagagttcccagccatttaccatatttttacaggaacactactgtatttcaaatttacagcatattactgtaattgaataatacaataatttactgtagatattggaatttacagtaaattcctggcagcagagttcccagccatttaccatatttttacaggaacactactgtattttaaatttacagcatattactgtaattgaataatacaataatttggcagcagagttcccagccatttaccatatttttacaggaacactactgtatttcaaatttacagcatattactgtaattgaataatacaataatttactgtagatattggaatttacagtaaattcctggcagcagagttcccagccatttaccatatttttacaGGATCACtactatattttaaatttacagcatattactgtaattgaataatacaataatttactgtaaatactgtaatttactgtaaaatactggcagcaaagttcccagccatttactgtatttttacaggatcactactgtattttaaatttacagcatattactgtaattgaataatacaataatttactgtaaataatgtaatatacagtaaaatactggcagcagagttcccagccatttactgtatttttacaggatcactactgtattttaaatttacagcgtattactgtaattgaataatacaataatttactgtagatattggaatttacagtaaatttctggcagcagagttcccagccatttaccatatttttacaggaacactactgtattttaaatttacatcaTATTACTGTaactgaataatacaataatttaccgtaaacactgtaatttatagtaaaatactggcagcagagttcccagccatttaccatatttttacaggaacactactgtattttatatttacagcatattactgtaattgaataatacaataatttactgtaaacactgtaatttactgtcaaatactggcagcagagttcccagccatttactgtatttttacaggaacactactgtatttcaaatttacagcatattactgcaATTGCACAATACattgttttactgtaaatatttaaatgtacagtaagtCCTTTCAGCAGATTTGCCAGGCCTTTTACTGCCTTTTTTCAGAAACAGTACTTTTTACAGATGAACACTGTAATTAGAAACAGTacctaaattacatttaattctttatttatactgaacaataccagcatgtaatatttttgtaataagaTTATAGTGTTACTATTAAGAAAAACTACTGCCAAGCATGAATACTGTAAAAATACTATaaccattacacacacaaaagaagtccaaatctacatttagaattaaaatctttaatgcacTTTATTCAAACCGAATATATGCAGAATGTGGACAAATTTCAGGTacatgttcaaatcatttacatttttacttcaGCTTTATATTTTTGCCTCTTATGATATTTGAgtagcttttattttttatatttaaaatacttcACAATATCAATTACATTATTGCCCTTGATGGATCACAAGGAAAATGCCCAAATCTTTatagtaaaacactgttataTCACATGACTTTTGATCTCATCAGATTACACAAATAGTGACCGTAATACAtcatgaacattttaataaaaacctGGATTACTAAAACCCCgtatttcaaatatcatcaTTGATATTTACTGATCAGCCGAGACCCACAGAGTCCGTTTAGTCTTGAACATGACCCTTTAAATAAAGTTATATTCAAAGTCCATTAGTTTCTTTAAAAGTGAGGATACACAAGGATGCATGGTTCAGGACTCCTTGGTTGCTCTTGACGTTGACCACCCCTGGGGATTTGTACCAATGAGGCATCTATAAATAAATCCATAATTATTAACATAGCATGTGGAAATAAAGGAACAAATAGTTGCAATAAACATGGTGTACACAAAGCTTAGAGGATACAGTCAGGGGAAGATCAGATGACATCAAGTGCTggacaatttttaaaactaaacatagcacaaaaagcaAGGAAATTTTTGCTTGGTAGatcatttctttgttgtaacaaatGCTTCTCAGCAATAAATCTTACACCATTGGAAgcctgttaatttttttttttaaatggttctacatttgtaaggaacatggatttgtgggaggagcagtagagctgagtgtgtgggttgtgcCAATGAAAAATTAGCCCCATCCTCTCTGCcgatgccaaacagcttattctgccattgactcgtttggtgggTTGTGATTGGCTGATTGAAGGTTGAAGAGACAAGacgtattggcaatttaacaatttatacatttaacaaatgatcacacactgctgatcacacactgctggtcacacactgctggttacacactgctgatcacacactgctgatcacacactgctgatcacacactgctggtcacacactgctggttacacactgctgatcacacactgctgatcacacactgctggtcacacactgctggtcacacactgctgatcacacactgctggtcacacactgctgatcacacactgctgatcacacactgatgatcacacactgctggtcacacactgctggtcacacactgctgcgACAGTCTTTTCGAGTTGTGTCAACTTCTCATAAAATTACAGTGATCCAACAGAGTGTTTTGAGTTCAGTGAGTTACCTTTGAGACGTAGTAAAAAGcacttttatataaaacatgagCTTAATAAATGTCACCATCAACAGATCTTCAACAGTGTGATTACTTTTATTCCGTACTGTGATCACATCTCACATCTTTCACACACTTCACATAGTAATAAATACgtatgtttactgtataaatgtcaGTTATAAGGctccatttcagtcagttgagtgtgagacaaagaacatgagaacattcataaaaacagtGATAGAAACTTaacttctctctcctctgtttccctctccctctgtttaactTGTTGTGCCTAAGTCTCAAAGctatggagcccctaaagggactgggggaaaaataaaaaagactattgattttgcaTTCCCTTGCAAACacattgcgctcctttgcaaatgttttatgatacacaattgtctttgtggctcagtcaacacatcaggacactgcagaTTCCAGGGAATTCCAGCCACTTGAAGCAGATATTACATATaaatttatttatctctactaacacacagtttCGTTGCCAGTGCGAATCATTCATACATCTGTAAGGAGCTGCCTCACATCAGAGGAAGTTGTAAACAACAGGTTTATATACGTTCGGTAGCATCTTGAAAGTGCAAGTCAGAACGCTGTAGCTCTATGTATCTCCATAGTAACAGGTGTATGATACGTAGGCGGCTTCATGAAAGAAAGTaaatgactgttttttttttttattattattgttattgactgGGGTCGGGGTCAAGCTATGAATCTTAACGAAAAACCTTTACCAAGCAAAGACTCTCTTAAAAATCCGGTCATTCAGtaacaagatggagggtgtaaggcgcaacacacagagatctcagggcacGCTGCAGACTgatttttacagagacgtggCTCAGCGCGATGACTCCAGACACGGCTGTGTAGCTAGAGCCGGTCGCTACACCATGCATTTCGTTtgggaattctgttttttttaaagctgcagtaaaaaggGATACCATTTTCTGCCAGaactgacttttacacacattactccaatacactaccaatagctacacatttattcagttgttcactctccattctctcccactgtttagaaactgtgttcactgtctgtgtctctgtactGTTCACGTCacctttgtccatgcgcttgcactttaaattctctcatctTCATTTCATAGCAgttaacaacacagcaacaaacgTTTCAGTTGGCGCTCCCCAATAACATATCCATGTTTCTGCTGGGAAGTGatgctatgtctttatatttcagtccaagatcaaagtaaaattcaacgagctgctccatagttcacctgacaAACAGCAAGCACACaatcaacagcaagcacagtactacggagcccacaaagtatttacgagggaacacaaaatcaatagtctttttttatttgcccccagtccctttaggggctccgtaaataattacattaaaaaaacctGAGGGTCATAAAAGTGTTCTTAGTGGTTGTGTCAGGATCGAGGGAcggactgacggagcggacgcattcgctaaagcacagatatacttttaatgacaaagaataacaaaacaaagagactgtaaacaaaagacaagaaacggggatccAGGCAGGATAAACGGGACACGGGGAGTAGAACAGGattaacgggacagacagacgaaAGAACGAAACGACAAAGGAAATACAGCGACAACGTGAAAACTAACAACGGAGAGACTAAcgaacacgacagacttgactGGAACCATAGAACACGACTGACTTGACATGATATAgggaacaatgaccaacaaacaggaagtgcaggaaggggacttaaatacaagacactgacgagacgcacctgtgacagataacgaggaggcggagacaaggacataaacaaaacatagccatgtgcaaataaagcacatagcggggacaacagactgacaggacgaaggcgtgacagatgccccccccaagaacgcgcaactcccgggcgcgtactcctaaaccccccaggagctggcacaggagagggcacggaaaacaagacagactaagacaagacaaggaaccaagtgagacaggactcaggacaggacgggaacagacacaggagctggggacacgacaggaccgaatatacgagacgggacatgggacatgacaggagactgacaaaggggggccacaagagacgagaacggactggacaggacaggagtggacacatgggaattgacgggagactggactggagacaagacaggggactgaacgtgggacggatacggagactggacacgtttggggacagaagactggacatggacaggtgacagaacaggggactggaatggagacgggactgatgacgagacaggggacaagacactggacaggataggaacattagactggacaggggtatgtgactggacaggtgacatgacactagacggatacggagactggacatgactaacaggggactggacatgagacaggacagagggttggaacggggactggacaggagacgggacaggggtttgagacagagactggactggagacgggacaggggtttgagacagagactggactggagacgggacaggggtttgagacagagactggactggagacaagacgggtgactggacattggacagatacggagactggacctgactaacaggggactgaacatgagacaagacagg contains:
- the LOC136675095 gene encoding protocadherin beta-16-like gives rise to the protein MAPRVDYFRSCVVSQHRRRRTAQLKWQTVLFLLCVYGTDAVSGQARYSIPEEMPEGSFVGNIAKDLGLEISRLLSGKARVVTKGGRQYVELSRDKGALVVKERIDREELCKQTTPCSFSFDLIIENPIQLHRITVEVLDINDNAPVFPKGTVHLKISESTASGKRFPLDSAVDLDVGINGIQSYALSPTDHFKLEVNNQGDGGKYVEMVLKRELDREEREELKLVLTAYDGGSPKKSSTVQIHISVLDVNDNTPVCKQSVYKAEVREDSPVGSVLTKVSAADADEGVNGEVSYSIAQASKEARNLFNINLETGEITTLGRLDYERERTFQINVEAIDKGGLADTCKVVIDVVDVNDNAPTIQLMSFSNTIAENAPVGTTVAVVNVEDADSAQNGAVQCKINEDTPFKMESSLTDYYALVTDEVLDREHVAEYNVTISVRDQGSPALHSNKTLTVRVSDVNDNAPVFHSAHYTAFVPENNPPGVAVLTVRARDADWGPNARLSYFLEESDVMGSPVSSLISINSDSGVVHAVRSFDYEQMKSLSFNVTARDGGSPPLSSEVLVTVSVQDQNDNAPQVLYPVQSGGSVVAEMVPRSADVGYLVTKVVAVDVDSGQNAWLSYKLQKATDRALFEVGAQNGEIRTVRQVTDKDAVKQKLTVVVEDNGQPSRSAVVSINVAVADSFPEVLSELTDFPQGREYNEKLSFYLVLALAAVSFLFITTVVVIVSVKIYRWRQSRVLYQSSLPVIPYYPPGYADTGVSATLPHMYNYDVCMSTSSRKSDCKYSTLGGQSVLVVDQGFSETLQRALKDKDFLDSAESPETVGHWLILSLKERCVIFLL